The DNA segment AGGGATGACATGACAAGAAAAGAATTAGCACAATACGAGTTGAGGGAGACTGCTTGGATCTTTGTTTCATGATGGCTTGAACATTGCACTGGATTAGTCGATTTTCGAGCATCAACAGGCCCTATGGTTGCCAAGATTTCACATCTGATTGCCTGCTTGGAAAGGTATTTaaaaccatctttctttcttctcCAATAGCCGCGGGGTTTGATCCTCGTGTTTTCATTCAACCGGGAAGTTCTATTCGAGATAAATGGGATTTTAAGGCTTGTTTTCATGTTTGTAGTTGTGGTTTTCGACATTTCTTGGTTGAGAAATGATCGTTTGGCTTTCAGTAATCCAACTCTTTCCAAGTGTTGGTTTGTTTGATATGCAATATAGCCATTGCCAACTTATTGATTGTGTTGCTGCTACAAGAAAATGTTCTTTGGACTTTCCACTATGTTACATCGAAGTTTCAGAAAAATCAATGCGTTTTTCACTTGGATTTTGTAATGATTTACCACATTTTATTCTCATTTTTCGATGTTATTGTGGTGATTTCATTGTTCTTATTCCAATGCGAAAAAATTCCATGCCTATTGAAGTTTTATACACGTGGTCGGCAAATAATTATTGGTGTAACCTGAAATATTACAGAAAATGTTGCAAGTCACATCAACAGCAGAAATAGAAACAATGCACACACCATATTAAAAAGTTGCTAGTGTTATCACATAATACAAAATCTATGCAAGTTCCAGAACATTTTCACATGCAAATACATCTTAATTTTACCAATTCACATCTGAGTACAGGGCAAGAGACATAGTAGCTGGATGGAAGGTTCTTTTCTGAGAATTTTAATGCATTCCATGTGGAAGAATTCATGAGCATTGGAACAAATTATTACCGCGAACCCTGAGCAGAGCCAGGAGTTCTTGATCGGTTCTTTCTATTCTTCCAAAATTCATCCTTCTTCccttttttcttctctttcaACAACCCCATGCTGCTTTTTATGATACCCATTAGAGCACTCTTATCCTTCCTATTCTTTATCTTAGCTTTCACATCAAGAATCGCCCTGAGCTTCTGATAGGATTTGGCATCAGGTACTTGACCGTTTTTTACCATCTGTTTATGATAAAAGAATGCCCTCCTGAAATCACGGACTCGAATATAGGCGTATATCATGGTGGAATAAGTGATAGAGTCTGGTTTCAGATTAAGAGCAGCCATCTCTTTCAACAGCTGTGGCAACTTTGATTCTTGCATTCCCCTTGCATATGCATTTATCAGCATGTTATATGTCAACACAGTTGGTTGAAAACCAATCTTTCCAAACTCGCATATTACATCTCTTGCTTCAGCATAACGACCTTGCTTCGCAAATCCATCAAGGAGAGTGTTAAAAGTAACGTGTGTCCCTTCCACTTTATCCTTAATCATCATCTTCCAAATTTTCATCAGAGTTTCAGTGTCTCCGGCACGTCTAAATGCATCTAACAGAGCAGTATACGTCTCGACAGAAGGTTTTATTCCCTCCTTCAACATATTTTCAAAGGCCATAAAAGATTTCTCATGCCATCCATCTACTGCATAGGCGTGGATAAGGGCTGTATAAGAATGAGAGGTGGGCTTTATACCATTTTTCTTCATCCTCAGAAATGCGTCTACAGCCCTGTCGCTCGTTTTCATCCCGTAAGCACTAATCAGGCACGTATATGACCTCACATTTGGCTCTAGCCCACTAGCTTCCATCTCCTGAAGTAATCTTTCAACAATCTCGGGTTGCATTCTTTTACTATAGGCATCCATCAATATGTTATACGTTGCAGCAGTTGGTGCTATTCCCTTTGTCTTCATCTCAGTAAAAAGACCTTCCGCCTCTTCGACCTGGTCAGATTTACTATAAGCATCCATTATTGTATTATAAACAACAGCATTAGGCAAAATCCCCTTTCTCTCCATTTCGGATTGTAGAATAAGAGCTTCTTTCTTGAGTCCCTCGTCACAGAATGATTTGATAAGAGCCCCCAGAACTTCCAAACTCCATTTGACTCCCTTTCTGTGCATCTTTTCAAAGAACTCCCATGCATTTTTGGCACTGCAACCATCCTTCCTCATGATTGTAATCATTATAGAACACGTCACAGGATCAGGTCTGATGTTACTTGTTTCCATCAACTCGAACACTCTCCATGCATCCTTGTACCTTTAAAAAGGGCAGCACATAATAACATAGCACGTTACCTCACCATAAAAAAGCACAATCAACCATATATACACACAACAGTTTTGACTATTACATCGTAAATCATTCCAAATTCAAGTGCACATAGATGCTTTGATGATTACACATATGTGAACATCAGGAGCAAATAAGACATTGATGCTGCTAGAAAACACAATATGAATGAAGAAAAGCAACCGATAAAACAGCTGAATAGAACTACAAACAACCAATTGCAATTCCAACAATCCTAAATCAGTTAAAATTCGATACCTTCCACAAAACAAAAGCCCCGAAATAGCAGCATTGTAAACAAGTACATCTCTAAATTGCTTCTTTTGATCAAAAGGTAAATTCTTGAACACTGTCAACAACTCATCCCCCTTACCCGCTCTCCCAAGAATAGGAAAGAAAACCGAACATGCCCGAGGAGAAACCAGACAAGGCTCACTCATTCCCATCCATTCAAAAAAATACAAACAACCCATCACATCACCATCTTCACCCAATAATCTTATGACCTCCACGCACTCCTCAACCCCTATTTTCCCCCCAAAATCACATCTTTCCAGTGCCTCACCAAGCGTAACGTTCTGCGGTAACGCCTTCGCAATACCCAGTATTTCCCCGACAACCCCCTCCACTTCCGGTGAAATTTGTGCACTGTGAAGAACGGGTAACTGAGGAGTTTCACTATCCGAATCAGAATCGATGTTCTCAAATGAGGCCAAATGCCAGGAAGTTTTCCGGTTCTTCTGGAGGGTAAATTCGCCTTCTCGAGTCGGGTCAGGCTCTGAAGTTCGGGACTTGAAGAACTTGACAATCGGGTCGTTGATTTTTTCAATATTATCATAATCTTGCTCGGGTTTTATTCCTGGGTTTTGTAGAAAGGGGAGGAAAATGGAGGAATTGGGGGTTGGGGTAGCGGCAGAGGAGATGTCGATATTCAATCTGTTTCTTGAGCTTTCGGGTAGTTTCAGAATCTTgaaattttgttgtatttttttatGGTTGGGAGAATACAGTGAAGGAGTGAAGGgatgaaaagaagaagaagaagtagcCATTTGCGGGGGATGAAGGTGGTAAAAAGAATTAATACAGATCGTACTACCCGGCCCATAAGAACTCGTTATATACGACCCGGCCCATTATAACTCCTTATACACGACTCGGCCCATGATAACTCGTTACATACGACCCGGCCCATAAGAATTACTTTTTCCATTGCCGtgttttttccttttttattattttatttttttggtaggATCAACCCGGAGCGAGCGAGCTGTTTCCGTTGTGTATTAGGAAAATCTTCAAATTAACGTGACAACTTTCGAATAAATTGATTCAATAATTTGTTATAATTGAGTTTTAAATTTGAAACTTCGATAAAATTCGatgcaaaatataattttatatatgcTAATATTTCTGTCCGATGTTGTAATATGATGATAAATGTTTATTCAAaattacttttttatttttatttgtttatttcttAGTACAACTAATATGTACTTTGAATAGAAACTTTGGGGAGGCATTTGAGacctaaaaaaaaatattaagacCACATCTCGACACATATAACATATGTGTAATGTAATATATGAAAGAAAAGTAGGACGTTGGTGATTAATCAATTCCCTTGAACGTGACACGGTAGGCCCTTTGAGGTACCTTAGGCCCCGCTAATGTAAAGGCCCTTTAGGTGGTTTCGATGGGCTTGTAGTATCCACATTTCATTTTTCGGTTTGAAATTAGAAGTTTATTGTATAattaacataatttttttttttaaaaaaggattTGATAATATTGTCGTTTTTTGAAAGAATCTGCATTGTTAGCTTAAGAAAAATGTGTTAGATTTATATCGAAATTATGAGACGGTGAGAGCTGAGCCTCCATGGAAACCCACAAATATGGATACAATTTATGACTCGATTTTAATGTAATTTAGTATCGCTCTCCTCCCCAGCTAGCTGTTTCTTTGGTGATGATGATTGATGGACTTCCGTAAGTACGTAAACGGGTCGGAGCCATAAATATATACCAATAATCATTGCACGTGATTTCTGAGAAAGGCATCCGACCGATCTTTTatcatgaaaattatttttttatatgaaatattttatttgttattatagATATGAATCAAATCGATATGTCTCATGAATATAGAAACCTACATATATTGTCATATTGGTATCACATTGAATCATTGATATACAAAATGATTACTATAAGATGTTCAggtattatataataataataagaatatACCTACTCAAGCGAAATTACATTTCTAATCATTTAAATTGcacgttttttattttatttttttttaaaaaaaaacttgcaCGAAAATCAATGTTTTTCTCCTTGAAAGCTATCAATCGACTAATTTTCACAGAatcaatatatgtatatatattggcTTCTAGATTAGTACTCATATATCATACTGATACCCGGAGGAGGAAACCACCTCAGCTCATGGATGACCCTAATATAAAAGGAACATCCCTAATCAACCAGAACTGGTTCAGGAGCTCATCTCGTGAGCTCAACCAAGCTTCTCCACTATCACCTCCAGCTTgggtcgggagctcagccaagctcctccaccatcacctccagctcgggtcgggagctcagccaaGCTCCTCCACCATCACCTCCAGTTCGGGTCGGAAgatcagctcgggagctcgggatcTCAGCCAAGCTCCTCCACCATCACCTCCAGTTCGGGTCGGAAgatcagctcgggagctcgggagctcagccaaGCTCCTCTACCATCACTttcagctcgggtcgggagctctgGAGTTCATCTCAGCCCCGATGTCAGTAGGGAGTTAGCTTAGTAGAGGGGTTGGACAACCTTGATGAGCTagctaagatgttaggatcagtgTTCAGGTTGAGTTCAGGGGTTCAGCAATAACTCACTCATCCCTTTTCCATATGACCCCAGGGAGAGCAGCAGTATAGCGTCCTCATGATGACAGTTCAGCTCAGATTAAGTGTATTGTTATTTCCTTTGTCAGACAAGATTCGGGCGAGATCTCAGCCTAAATATTCGGGATTGTGATCCCGGGATTCGCGAATTCTTAATAAGGAAGGTAGGCGCTAAATCCGGAgctctctcctataaataccaggttcacTTTCATTATTTGGATCCTAATTTTTCACTCGTGTGCACACACCACTTTCTATATTTCGCTATCCTAgtatctgacttgagcgtcggaggggatacgcTGGAACACCTTTCGGCCCCCCCTTAACACTCTTGATTAgtggtttcaggtcagcagCAGTTCGTCTTTTGTTGGAGGAGTTTCAACAGCTCATCCAAGGAGATCACGTTATTGAGGTAGATCAATTGGTGATACCCGGAGGAGGAAACAACCTCAGCTCATGGATGACCCTAATATAAAAGGAACATCCCTAATCAACCAGAACTGGTTCAGGAGCTCATCTCGTGAGCTCAACCAAGCTCCTCCACCATCACCTCCAGCTTgggtcgggagctcagccaagctcctccaccatcacctccagctcgggtcgggagctcagctcgggagctcagccaaGCTCCTCCACCATCACCTCCAGTTCGGGTCGGGAgatcagctcgggagctcgggagctcagccaaGCTCCTCCACCATCACTTTCAGCTCGGATCGGGAGCTCTGGAGTTCATCTCAGCCCCGATGTCAGTAGGGAGTTAGCTTAGTAGAGGGGTTGGACAACCTTGATGAGCTagctaagatgttaggatcagtgTTCAGGTTGAGTTTAGGGGTTCAGCAATAACTTACTCATCCCTTTTCCATATGACCCCATGGAGAGCAGCAGTATAGCTTCCTCATGATGACAGTTCAGCTCAGATTAAGTGTATTGTTATTTCCTTTGTCAGACAAGATTTGGGCAAGATCTCAGCCTAAATATTCGGGATTGTGATCCCGGGATTCGCGGATTCTTGATAAGGAAGGTAGGCGCTAAATCCGGAgctctctcctataaataccaggttcactttcattatttggattttaatttttcactCGTGTGCACACACTACTCTCTATATTTTGCTATCCTAGAATCTGACTTGAGCGTTGGAGGGGATACGCCGGAACACCTTTCGGCCCCCCCTTAACACTCTTGATTAgtggtttcaggtcagcagCAGTTTGTCTTTTGTTGGAGGAGTTTCAACAGCTCATCCAAGGAGATCACGTTATTGAGGTagatcaattggcgccgtctatGGGAATTTCAAGCTAAGGCGTAGATATGgcaggaagaggaagaggaaggGGAAGAGGGAATGTGGCGGACATGACTGTGGATCAGCTCAGTCAGTTCATCACTCAAACGGTGCAAGTGGCCATGGGTCAGAATCCACCTTCACCCGTAGGTCATCCAAACCCAATGGATGCAATGTGGGAAGAGATCAGGAGACTGGGTCGGCAAGTCGGAGGTCGGCCTGGGCCTATACTGAGGGAAAGCCCTTTTGCTCGGGCTATTCTAGATGAAGAACTCCCTGTAAATTTTAAGCAGCCTACTTTAGGGGAGTATGACGGGAGCTCAAATCCGGAGGAGCATTTGGGGAGATTTGAAAATGCAGCCCTGTTGCATAGATATTCAGATGCAATTAAATGTCGGGTCTTCCTCACTACTCTGGTGAGATCAGCTCAACAATGGTTCAACCTTTTGCAGCCTGGTAGCATTCGAAGTTTCAATGACTTCAGCTCAGCTTTTCTACACCAATATGCGAGTAGCAAGAGATATTTGAAGACTTCCCTCAGTTTGTTCAATATGAAGCAATCTGAGGTGGAACCATTGCGGGAGTATGTTCAACGCTTCAATACAGCAGCTCTGGAAGTGCCCGCTGCCACTGCTGACACTTTGGTTAACTCTTTCACTCAAGGGTTGAGAGGAGGAGAGTTTTTCAGATCCTTGGTCAAGAAGCCTTCTTTGACTTATGCTGAGCTCCTTAGTCGAGCTGAGAAGTACGTGAATTTGGAGGATGCACAAAGGCAGAGGAGATAGGAAGGAACGTCTGGGAGCAAGCCCAGTGCCAAGGTGGGAGCAAAGGCAGAGGGGAAGACAGAAGGAGGAAGGAAGAGGGTTGCAGAAGAGATGAACAGGGTCAAAGGACCCTACCCCTATGTGCCACTCTCAGTAAGCCTGGAGAAggcaatgcaagtatgtgaggaTAGGCGAGTACTTGTGAGGCCACGTAATGCTGAGAAAGGCCCGCGGTTACCGCCATTTGACAAGTTTTGCGATTTTCATCAGGAGTATGGGCATATCACCAATGATTGTCAGAGGCTAGGTGAGGAGGTTCAAAGGATCATGTATGATGACCCTCGAATCAGAGCTGAGCTGACTCGAAGGGCAAATCCTCCTCGCCAAGGCCGAGCTCCTCAATGGAAGAATCAGGAAAATGAAGTGAGGGGAAATCAACCTGATCATCAGAGAAGATCTCCGCGAAATGGTCAGGAAGATAGAGTTGAGCAAATTTCAAATCACCCTCATAGGGGCATGATCAATATGATTTCAGGAGGCACTACAGATGGAGATTCAGGAAGGGCTCGCAAAGCTCACGGGCGCAGATTAGAAAATTTGGAGGTAAATTCTCAACTCAGCTGTCCTACTGATCCAAACATCAGTTTTGGAAGGGAAGATTTAAAGGATGTGGTGGTTCCTCATAATGATACCTTATTGGTCACCTTGACCATAGCCAATTATGATGTGGCTCGCATCTTTGTTGATACTGGTAGCTCAGTGAACATTATCTTCAAATAAACCCTTGACCAAATGAAATTGAAAGGATTTGAGTTGGACCCAATCACCACGGAGTTGTATGGGTTCATAGGTCATGCTTTGCAATCGTTGGGACAAATAGTGCTCCCATTATCTCTTGGAAATGGAGAGCATAGGGTAACCAAAATGGCCTGCTTCACGGTGGTGGATGCACCATCCTCTTTCAATGGAATATTGGGGCACCCTGTCCTGAGTGATTTTCGAGCTATGGCATCTACCTCATCAGAAGTTGAAGTTCCCAAGTGGAAGAGAAGTGGGGGTCGTTCGGGGTGATCAAAAGGCAGCTCGGTTATGCTATGTGAATGAGGTAAAGATTGATGCAAAGAAGAAGCGTAGGGAGGTAGGAATGGTCTCAGTAGGTCGGACACCGAGGGTGTTTGGACAGAAAGTGCTTCTGGTGTCTGAAGAAGGTCATGAGAAGGTGGAGTTAAGCCCGGGAGCTCAGGTCGTTAAATTAGCTGCTGACCTCAGCCCGTCGGTGAGGCAAAGCTTGGTTGATTGCTTGAAGAAGAACAAAGACGTTTTTGCTTGGTCTATATCAAAGCTCACAGGGGTTGGTGCAGAAATCATGGTTCATCGACTCAACATTTTTGCGGGAGCAAGGCCGATAAAGCAGAAGAAGAGACACTTTGGACCTGAAAAGGATAAAGTTATTAAGAAGGAGGTTGATGAGCTCCTTAGGGCAGGTCACATTAGGGAAGTGCAGTTCCCTACTTGGTTGTCGAATGTGGTCCTTGTCCCTAAGAGTTCAGACAAGTGGAGGATGTGTGTTGATTTCCGAAACTTAAATAAGGCGTGCCCAAAAGATTGTTATCCTCTGCCTCGAATTGATCAGTTGGTTGACTCTACAGCAGGTCATCAATATTTGTGTTTCATGGATGCATATCAAGGGTACCACCAAATTCCTTTGGCAGAGGAAGATCAAGATAAAGTAAGTTTCACCACCTCTCATGGAACTTTCTGTTACagagtgatgccttttggtttaaaaaaTGCAGGAGCTACTTATCAGAGACTCATGGACAAAGTGTTCGCTTCCCAGGTAGGGAAAAATGTGaaagtttatgtggatgatatcctGGTAAAGTCTAAAGATGATGGGGGTTTGATTACTGACTTGAAGGAGACCTTTGCCACACTCAGGTCTTACGGAATAAAGCTCAATCCTGAGAAATGAGTGTTTGGAGTAAGAGGAGGCAAGTTTTTGGGATACATGGTTACTGAAAGAGGAATTGAGGCTAACCCGGAGAAAGTGCAAGCTATCCGATCCATGTCTCATCCTAGAAATCTGCAGGAAGTTCAAAGGTTGGCAGGAAGGATAGCGGCTCTATCTCGGTTCATATCTCGATCAGCTCATAGAAGTTTACCTTTTTTCAGGGTTCTTCGGAGAGCTAAGAAGTTTGAGTGGGATGCTGAATGCGGGAAGGCATTTGATGACCTAAAAAGCTATTTAGCTGAACTCCCTGTGTTGGCTAAGGCAACTCCTGGGGAACCATTGTACATCTATTTATCAGCTATGGAAGGGGCAGTCAGCTCAGTACTTATTAGGCAGGAGGGAGCAGCTCAACACCCTATCTACTTCTACTCACATGCCCTTAAGGGTGCAGAACTCCGGTATTCGGAGGTGGAAAAGCTAGCGTTGGCCTTGGTTATGACAGCAAGGAAGCTCAGACCTTACTTTCTATCACATCCTATTGTGGTGCTGACCAACAGCCCCATTGGGAGGATATTGACTCGAGTTGATATTTCGGGAAGATTGGTGAAATGGACTACGAAGCTCAATGAGTATGACATCCAGTATGAACCAAGGTTAGCCATTAAGGCTCAGGCGTTGGCTGATTTCCTGGCCGAAACGAGACATGTGGGAGCAGAGGATTTGTGAAAAGTATATGTTGATGGCTCTTCTAATAATGAAGGATGTGGAGTGGGGGTGTTTTTTTATCTCCCCTCGTGGAGATGAGATCAGGTTGGCAGTTAGGTTGGATTTTCGAGCTTCTAATAACGAGGCAGAGTATGAGGCTGTGCTAATCGGCCTCCGAGCAGCTAAGCAAGCTGGGGCAGCTCGGGTGCATCTCTACTCTGATTCACAGTTAGTAGCTCAGCAGGTGAATGGAACGTATGAAGTCAAAAATGAGAAGTTGAAGGAATACATGAGGGCGATAGAGGAAGCTCGGGGTCTCTTTGATGAGGTAATGTTTGAACAAATTCCGAGGGAGAGCAATGAAAAAGCAGATTATCTTGCCAAGAAGGCTAGCTCACTTCATAACTGGAAGAACAGAGAGGTAGTCGTGTAAGTGGAATTAACACTTTCTACTGAGCTCATACCATTAgctcaggaagagagtgactggAGAAGAGAGCTCTTGGAGTACATGGAGAAGGGCGAATTACCCAAGGATCCAAAAAAGGCATATTGGTTGAAGCAGAGGAGTCTCCGCTTTGTGATGGTGGAGGGAGTTCTTTATAAGAGGTCATTTTCTGGACCTCTTCTCAAGTGTTTATGAAacacctactactaataaatgcggaatttttttttttttttaaataatactactatacatacatgcccatacatatatgtatataaaaataacatactttttcttaaataacctgaaaaatattaaataaataaattcttaaaaatgtttcatgcatcaatttaaaataataaacaatgctgctgaaaaatctcatatgcggaaacaataataaaataaaacatgtttcaaaattcaacataataaactaaatagctgcgacggtcacggggtccactgctccatgagctcataagtcctcaccaccggtaggagctacataaacgtcatcatgctcacctgcaccatataagcgtagtgagcctaggggctcaacatgtctaatcctttataacaaggttaaaaataatgcattacataattactaatacatatacatgtacatgagcatgcatggaaatattttcatcacataataaaactgctgaatcataaactgaatcataaccataatcataaacatattacttcatcatcatatataacataattgagcaatgcttttgaaacctgaagatggtcctatccgtaagtgtgacgctcatgtgtcgactgatcagtctcctgaaccaacgtacgatggcggtgataaatcacctcctatggtagtaaactaccgaatcatatggtggataatcacccctatggtagtaaaactaccgaatcatatggtggaaaaccacccctatgtcacacatacttcaattttcaccaaaatattttattgctcatcatttacataattatatacataagaaatttcatgaatacatgcactgaaaatatgtccgtaatatatatttaatttattttcataataaatatacttatacttaaaatataaactttat comes from the Henckelia pumila isolate YLH828 chromosome 1, ASM3356847v2, whole genome shotgun sequence genome and includes:
- the LOC140874618 gene encoding pentatricopeptide repeat-containing protein At5g50280, chloroplastic; amino-acid sequence: MATSSSSFHPFTPSLYSPNHKKIQQNFKILKLPESSRNRLNIDISSAATPTPNSSIFLPFLQNPGIKPEQDYDNIEKINDPIVKFFKSRTSEPDPTREGEFTLQKNRKTSWHLASFENIDSDSDSETPQLPVLHSAQISPEVEGVVGEILGIAKALPQNVTLGEALERCDFGGKIGVEECVEVIRLLGEDGDVMGCLYFFEWMGMSEPCLVSPRACSVFFPILGRAGKGDELLTVFKNLPFDQKKQFRDVLVYNAAISGLLFCGRYKDAWRVFELMETSNIRPDPVTCSIMITIMRKDGCSAKNAWEFFEKMHRKGVKWSLEVLGALIKSFCDEGLKKEALILQSEMERKGILPNAVVYNTIMDAYSKSDQVEEAEGLFTEMKTKGIAPTAATYNILMDAYSKRMQPEIVERLLQEMEASGLEPNVRSYTCLISAYGMKTSDRAVDAFLRMKKNGIKPTSHSYTALIHAYAVDGWHEKSFMAFENMLKEGIKPSVETYTALLDAFRRAGDTETLMKIWKMMIKDKVEGTHVTFNTLLDGFAKQGRYAEARDVICEFGKIGFQPTVLTYNMLINAYARGMQESKLPQLLKEMAALNLKPDSITYSTMIYAYIRVRDFRRAFFYHKQMVKNGQVPDAKSYQKLRAILDVKAKIKNRKDKSALMGIIKSSMGLLKEKKKGKKDEFWKNRKNRSRTPGSAQGSR
- the LOC140867684 gene encoding uncharacterized protein; protein product: MAGRGRGRGRGNVADMTVDQLSQFITQTVQVAMGQNPPSPVGHPNPMDAMWEEIRRLGRQVGGRPGPILRESPFARAILDEELPVNFKQPTLGEYDGSSNPEEHLGRFENAALLHRYSDAIKCRVFLTTLVRSAQQWFNLLQPGSIRSFNDFSSAFLHQYASSKRYLKTSLSLFNMKQSEVEPLREYVQRFNTAALEVPAATADTLVNSFTQGLRGGEFFRSLVKKPSLTYAELLSRAEKYVNLEDAQRQRR
- the LOC140867694 gene encoding uncharacterized protein, encoding MNRVKGPYPYVPLSVSLEKAMQVCEDRRVLVRPRNAEKGPRLPPFDKFCDFHQEYGHITNDCQRLGEEVQRIMYDDPRIRAELTRRANPPRQGRAPQWKNQENEVRGNQPDHQRRSPRNGQEDRVEQISNHPHRGMINMISGGTTDGDSGRARKAHGRRLENLEVNSQLSCPTDPNISFGREDLKDVVVPHNDTLLVTLTIANYDVARIFVDTGFELDPITTELYGFIGHALQSLGQIVLPLSLGNGEHRVTKMACFTVVDAPSSFNGILGHPVLSDFRAMASTSSEVEVPKWKRSGGRSG